The Puntigrus tetrazona isolate hp1 chromosome 13, ASM1883169v1, whole genome shotgun sequence genome contains the following window.
ATTGAACATTATGGCCTCTTTCAGGGCCTCATGCATTCTGGCTAAAATCCACTGCATGTAAACTTGATGATCGTCATTAAAGAGCAATCCAGGTCATGCATTTTGCAAGTGCCTATGATatcaacaaaactaaattatgattttttttattattataatttcctTCCTTACAAATTCGGAAAGAGTGtgaattttatttcagatggtGCCCATCACTATGAAAGGCCATTTCTGCTACGGAATAAATAGAATtgcagaattgcaagatataaacaaAATTGTGAGAGATGAACTTGTAATTCTTATAAAAGGTCAGAACTGTGAGGCACAAAGGTataaatctcacaattctgactgtTGTATGAGAATTCTGAGTTCATATCTcgcagttattttttttctaccatgaagagttaattgtgacttcttattttacaatttagtttttttaatcacaattatgagtttatacctcgcagctttttttttttttttttttcttctcagaattgtgagtttatgGAAACAAGTTTTCATACTTCTTTGTGGATTAAACTGGTTCAGTCACAAATATCCACGAACACATCAAACAGATTAAACAAGAACATTTAAGGCACAGTATGGTAGTTTTCGCAAGAGGCAAGCAATATGTGAATTCGCTGTCCCTTTTGATGTGTAGTGTTGCGTAATCCAGAAGTACAAAAAGTAcctaaaaattcaaaaacactgaccGTTGATATTCTGGTTTGTATAAGGGATCTATAAGGCTGCTGGAAACTTTAGTTTCCACAGCAAGTGTTCGGTTGTTATTTTCCCCTCACGTGAACCCTAGCAAGAGCCCCATGGTGTCCAGAACCTATAGCGTCTGAAAGCCATCGCTGTGAAACCTCCCCTGCTTTAACCCTCTCCtttcccttttctctctctttctccagggTCTTGTCTTCCCTGTGGCTCTGTGGCCGTAGACCATCCCACGTCCTGTTCTGCTCCCTGGTTTCAGCTTGACACAGAGCCAACATAGGACACACAGAGTCCTCTTCTTCATCActgtcctcctcctcatcctcctcctccagcagCTGTGGAAATCTTACTGAAGTCgaagatgaagaagaagggTGAGAGTTGGAGTAGACGTCCCGTTCATAGACAGACAGGGGCAGCTGGAGGTAGCGTCCGGCTGCGTATAAACAGCAGCAGGCTGGGACACACTCTGGCCCTTCCCTCCTCAGCAGACGCAGGCGTTTGCGGTACTGCCCGGGAGGCGTAATGCAGGGCTGCAGGGCAGGTGGGGGAAGAGGGGTATTCGTGGCAGGTGTTTGGAGGGGACAAGGTGTTGCTGTGGGCCCCGATGGGAAGCACCAGTCACTCTGGAGGAGGATTTCGTTTCTGAGACGACGGAGAAGGTTGTTGATGAGCACGGAGCGCCGTAAGAAGGACTCTGGGTCATCCATGAAACGCAGCTTCTccagagagagacggagaatGTGAGCGCGCTCCTCTAAGACCGGTGACACCTGCTGGCCCGGAGGACAAAATGAACATTCATAAACGAGGTAAGGTCAGTTGTCAGTTGCCTGCATGATTCACAATGtgttgtgaggaaaaaaatcaaggtgcaAGAGGGGAATGCTTTTTGCTTGCAGAGGCATGTGATAAATAGTAAAGTATAgtagaaccaaaaaaaaataattcaatgatAAACACTACTgcagaaatatttcagtaaatataggaatacaaataaaataaacactgaactgaaacctacaaaattaaatacatttaatatcaagaaattaaaaaatgactaataaaattatttcagcTTTTCTAAATTTCTAACAGCtgttatacaataaataaaaatgtttgcaatgaaaatatttaaaaaccaaatatGACAAAGGAGTTTCAGATGTCTGACAAATTGCTCAGTGAATTTTAGTctgaaattaaatacagttatttcaataaaaaggTGAATCAAATCAGGAATTTAATGTGAGgttaaaagatttttacataTTCACAATTTCTTTTAAGTGACATCTACATGAGCTGTGCTTCATACGTTATTACACTATTGACAACAGACCATTTAACTTTTTGCTGGTTAAATTCTTTATGGTAATGACAGATTACGCAAAAAAAATCTACGTTATAAAACTTTATGAATTACTGAAAgtattctaaaaaatatttctagtgtTGTGTAGaaatatgtatgtaattatgtaacTATGGCTAGCAGACTTACAGTGTGACAGTAACTCCTGAAGCTCAGTATGGGTTCTTCATCCTCCACAAACTTCCTCTTGAAATAAGAGATCCGTGACAGGGCCACACGATCCATCACATGTTCAGGAGCTCGTCTGTAATGGGGCTCTGGAGAAAAAAATGGGAAGTTTCAGACACCGTTTCATTAATAGGCTATGACTTCCAGATCAAAGAACTGGTATGAAGAGAATTTCTGGCCTGTTTTGGTTCCAAAACTAGATAACAGATTTTGAATCGTCTACTTTGGAATGGAATATCATCAGGACCCTCAGTTCATGGCAGTCTTTCTTTTAAAGATGAGATTAGTTTCAGACCTTGAGTGAGCCCTTGGGTGTCGCCCCCTGGTGGTGAGGGAGCGGAGATGCAGCTTTTACTGCAGTGCTCGGATTCCCAGAGTGGTTGGTAGATTG
Protein-coding sequences here:
- the sertad4 gene encoding SERTA domain-containing protein 4 isoform X1; translation: MALVLSMNPFCEPEAEAPTSIYQPLWESEHCSKSCISAPSPPGGDTQGLTQEPHYRRAPEHVMDRVALSRISYFKRKFVEDEEPILSFRSYCHTQVSPVLEERAHILRLSLEKLRFMDDPESFLRRSVLINNLLRRLRNEILLQSDWCFPSGPTATPCPLQTPATNTPLPPPALQPCITPPGQYRKRLRLLRREGPECVPACCCLYAAGRYLQLPLSVYERDVYSNSHPSSSSSTSVRFPQLLEEEDEEEDSDEEEDSVCPMLALCQAETREQNRTWDGLRPQSHREDKTLEKEREKGKERVKAGEVSQRWLSDAIGSGHHGALARVHVRGK
- the sertad4 gene encoding SERTA domain-containing protein 4 isoform X2, which encodes MALVLSMNPFCEPEAEAPTSIYQPLWESEHCSKSCISAPSPPGGDTQGLTQEPHYRRAPEHVMDRVALSRISYFKRKFVEDEEPILSFRSYCHTVSPVLEERAHILRLSLEKLRFMDDPESFLRRSVLINNLLRRLRNEILLQSDWCFPSGPTATPCPLQTPATNTPLPPPALQPCITPPGQYRKRLRLLRREGPECVPACCCLYAAGRYLQLPLSVYERDVYSNSHPSSSSSTSVRFPQLLEEEDEEEDSDEEEDSVCPMLALCQAETREQNRTWDGLRPQSHREDKTLEKEREKGKERVKAGEVSQRWLSDAIGSGHHGALARVHVRGK